Proteins from one Juglans microcarpa x Juglans regia isolate MS1-56 chromosome 6S, Jm3101_v1.0, whole genome shotgun sequence genomic window:
- the LOC121236437 gene encoding transcription factor MYC2-like: protein MDEIISFSSSSSLVNAYHEASSPTIQQRLQFIIQSRPEWWIYSIFWQTSEDSNGQVVLSWGDGHFRGSRDFVSKVSNDKGDDQTRYGFGLDRKRVSKGLLQSLLAEDLDVDGVTLDGQVTDSEWFYAVSVTRSFAVRDGVLGRAYSCGEYIWLAGDQELQFYECDRAREARMHGIQTLICVATSRGVVELGSSESIREDWGLVQQVKSLFGAGNASSEVLRELGSHQGQPPISAKRDIPNFLDIGMLPQAQKECTLLEKQPEVDKIKDQGAGLGRSSSDSGHSDSDGNLASENTRNIRLKKRGRKATTGGDSPVNHVEAERQRREKLNHRFYALRSVVPNVSKMDKASLLADAVVYINELKAKIDDLEAKLKAQPRKANMSNLSGMYDSRSITSTVDHTRLSSSSFTAAEIYVEVKIVGSEASIRIQCPDVNYPHSRLMDALRDLEFQIHHANISSIKGLMVQDVVVKVPDGLQTGQAIRTAILQSMRS from the coding sequence ATGGACGagattatttctttctcttcttcctcttctcttgtTAACGCTTATCATGAGGCCTCCTCACCAACGATTCAACAACGTCTCCAGTTCATTATTCAAAGCCGGCCTGAATGGTGGATCTACTCCATCTTCTGGCAGACGTCTGAAGACAGCAATGGCCAAGTTGTTCTTTCATGGGGCGATGGCCATTTTCGTGGCAGCAGAGACTTCGTGTCAAAAGTGAGCAACGACAAAGGCGATGACCAAACCAGATACGGGTTCGGTTTGGACAGAAAGAGGGTGAGTAAAGGACTACTCCAATCTCTTTTGGCTGAGGACTTGGACGTAGACGGAGTAACATTGGATGGTCAGGTCACCGACTCCGAATGGTTTTACGCCGTCTCAGTGACGCGATCATTTGCTGTACGCGATGGTGTTCTCGGCCGAGCATATAGCTGCGGGGAGTACATTTGGTTGGCAGGTGATCAAGAGCTCCAATTCTATGAGTGCGACAGAGCTAGAGAAGCTCGTATGCATGGGATTCAGACTCTAATTTGCGTTGCAACTTCACGTGGGGTGGTGGAACTGGGTTCTTCGGAGTCAATAAGAGAAGACTGGGGCTTGGTGCAACAAGTTAAGTCCCTTTTTGGGGCTGGAAATGCGAGTTCTGAGGTGTTGAGGGAGCTGGGAAGCCATCAGGGTCAACCACCAATTTCGGCCAAACGCGATATTCCTAATTTTCTAGATATCGGAATGCTTCCACAAGCACAAAAGGAGTGCACCTTGCTGGAGAAGCAACCGGAAGTTGATAAAATTAAAGATCAAGGCGCTGGTCTTGGCCGTTCCTCATCTGATTCAGGGCATTCTGATTCTGATGGTAATTTGGCCTCTGAAAATACTCGGAACATTCGGCTGAAGAAAAGAGGGAGAAAGGCCACGACCGGGGGAGATTCCCCGGTAAACCACGTGGAAGCAGAGAGGCAGCGCCGAGAGAAGCTTAACCATCGGTTCTACGCTCTCCGCTCAGTGGTTCCCAATGTTTCAAAGATGGACAAGGCATCTTTACTCGCTGATGCAGTCGTGTACATCAATGAGCTCAAGGCCAAGATTGATGACTTGGAGGCGAAACTTAAAGCACAACCCCGAAAGGCCAACATGAGTAATTTGAGTGGTATGTATGACAGTCGAAGCATAACCTCCACTGTTGATCACACAAGGCTATCATCATCTAGTTTTACTGCAGCTGAGATTTACGTGGAGGTGAAGATTGTTGGATCAGAAGCCTCGATCCGAATACAATGTCCGGACGTGAACTACCCGCATTCAAGATTGATGGATGCACTCAGAGACCTTGAGTTTCAAATCCATCATGCTAACATCTCAAGCATCAAAGGGCTGATGGTTCAAGACGTTGTGGTTAAAGTTCCTGATGGATTGCAAACTGGGCAGGCAATCAGAACAGCTATTCTGCAAAGTATGCGGAGTTAG
- the LOC121236517 gene encoding transcription factor MYC3-like, whose protein sequence is MEEIIICSPSSSPLVPVCHETSPTIQELLQFIVQSRPEWWVYSIFWQKSTDNNGHAVLSWGDGHFRGTRNFLSKASNDHDGHKDGFSSEKLNESKGAQVLFADQDLDIDKEAMDGHDVTDSEWFYSVSFTRSFSVRDGDVLGRAYSSGAHIWLSGDQELQFHKYERVREARMHGIQTLVCVATSSGVVELGSSDSIQEDYWGLVQQLKSLFGVGDASSREELRQLGSHQGQPPIARRDLPFLDIGMFLQAQKACTLQEIKQPEVYAVFKDEGAAGLGRSSSYSGPSDSKRDFASENSENIRPKKRRRTQTNRRDCSVNNLEAERKRREKLNHRFYELRSVVPNVSKMDKASLLADAVVYINELKVKIDDLEAKLKAQSRKANISNLSGMYGMNRSITTSTVDKKRLSSSSYTATTMDVEVTIVGSEALIRVQCPDVNYPHARLMDALRDLEFQIHHASISSVKGLMLQDLVVKVPDHGSQSGEEMRIAILDRVIMRS, encoded by the coding sequence ATGGAGGAGATAATTATCTGTTCCCCTTCTTCGTCTCCGCTTGTTCCCGTTTGTCATGAGACCTCACCAACGATTCAGGAACTTCTACAGTTCATAGTTCAAAGCCGGCCTGAATGGTGGGTCTACTCCATCTTTTGGCAAAAGTCCACAGACAATAATGGCCATGCAGTTCTATCATGGGGTGATGGTCATTTTCGTGGCACCAGGAACTTTCTGTCCAAAGCGAGCAATGATCATGACGGACACAAAGATGGGTTCAGTTCGGAAAAACTCAACGAAAGCAAAGGAGCCCAAGTTCTTTTTGCCGATCAGGATTTGGACATAGACAAAGAAGCAATGGATGGTCACGATGTCACTGACTCCGAATGGTTTTACTCCGTCTCATTTACACGATCATTTTCCGTACGCGATGGTGACGTTCTTGGCCGCGCATATAGCAGCGGGGCACACATTTGGTTGTCAGGTGATCAAGAGCTTCAATTCCATAAGTACGAGAGAGTTAGAGAAGCTCGTATGCATGGGATCCAGACTTTAGTTTGTGTTGCAACTTCAAGTGGGGTGGTTGAACTGGGTTCTTCCGATTCAATTCAAGAAGATTACTGGGGTTTGGTGCAACAATTAAAGTCCCTTTTCGGTGTTGGAGATGCTAGTTCTCGTGAGGAGTTAAGGCAGCTGGGAAGCCATCAGGGTCAGCCACCAATTGCCAGGCGGGATCTTCCTTTTCTAGATATCGGAATGTTTTTACAAGCTCAAAAGGCATGCACCTTGCAAGAGATCAAGCAACCAGAAGTTTATGCAGTATTCAAAGATGAAGGGGCAGCAGGTCTTGGCCGTTCGTCATCTTACTCAGGGCCTTCTGATTCTAAACGTGATTTTGCCTCTGAAAATAGTGAGAACATTCGGCCTAAGAAGAGAAGGAGAACGCAAACGAACCGGCGAGATTGCTCGGTAAACAACCTGGAAGCAGAGAGGAAGCGCCGAGAGAAGCTTAACCATCGGTTCTACGAGCTCCGCTCGGTGGTTCCCAATGTTTCAAAGATGGACAAGGCATCTTTACTCGCTGATGCAGTCGTTTACATCAATGAGCTCAAGGTCAAAATTGATGATTTGGAGGCGAAACTCAAAGCACAATCCCGTAAGGCCAACATTAGTAATTTGAGTGGTATGTATGGCATGAATCGAAGCATAACTACCTCCACAGTTGATAAAAAAAGGCTATCATCATCAAGTTATACTGCAACTACGATGGACGTGGAGGTGACAATTGTTGGATCAGAAGCCTTGATCCGAGTACAATGCCCGGACGTGAACTACCCGCATGCAAGATTGATGGATGCACTCAGAGACCTTGAGTTTCAAATTCATCATGCTAGCATCTCAAGCGTGAAGGGGCTGATGCTTCAAGACCTTGTGGTAAAAGTTCCTGATCATGGATCACAAAGTGGCGAGGAAATGAGAATAGCTATTCTTGATCGGGTGATCATGCGGAGTTAA